ACCAGTGAAGCCATTATCACCGAAGCCGCGGAATATGTGGCGCGTTGCGACATGATGCCCGACGCCGACCCGCTGATGCGCAGCATGGTCAGCCAAGGGATACATGCGGCCCTTTCCAGCGTAAGGCGCGACGAAAATGGCGCCTTCGCCGGCCTTGCCGCCGGGCAGGCCTATAGCGCTCCGGCGCGGACCTATTACCGCGACGGCTATTGGACGATGCAGCCGCTGTTGACGCTTGCACCGGAGGCGGTGCGCGACGAGATCCGACTGCTCGCCAAGGGAATACAGCCCGACGGAGAGGCCCCGAGCGGCGTTATCCTGACGGGACCGGCGCAATCGGATGCCTGGCAGCGCTTCGTCGCCGACTGCAAGGCCAATCCCAAAAGCCACAAAAGAGCAGTTCCGGAGTATCACAACCGTCCGCAGGATTGGTGGAGCGACCACTTCGACAGCCCGCTTTTCTTCATTCTTTTTCTGGATGACTATTTCGGCGCTACGAAAGACGCGTCCGAGGTGCAGCTTCATTGGCCGACAGTGAGAGCGATCATGGATCGCTACCTAAGTCTGGCCGGTCCCGACAGCGTTCTGCCGCTGAAGCCGCGCAACGACCGGGATTGGGCCGACAATGTCTTCCGTGACGGCTTTGTCTCCTACGATTTGGGCCTCTTCGTCGGCGCGATGGATGCGGTGGCGAGACTGGGTGAGGGGCACGATCCGACCCTTGCCGAACATGCGCGCAAGACCGCAATTCTGGCTCGCCAGGAAATCGAAGCGAAGCTCTTCGTGCCGGCAACGGGAGGATATCTCGACTACGGAACGCCTGGCTCTTTTGTCGAGGATCATCTGGCTCTCGACAGCCTGACCCTATCGCGATTTAGTGCTATCTCAGAAGAGAAGGCTATCGGCCTCCTGAGAGCGTTTGAAACCAGACTGGAAACGCGCAACAATCAGGAACAGCCCTATGGCAGTTGGGGTGTGATGTGCGCCTATCCACCATTCAAGCGGCAAAGCGATTTGCGATCCAAGACCGCTTTTCCCTACCGCTACCATAACGGCTCGGACTGGCCTTATTGGGACGGCGCCTATGCCGAAGAACGCCTTCGCCGCGGACTTGGAGGCGCCCGCTACGCGCTGACCCGCTGGTGGGAAACCTGCCTCGACAATGGCTGGATCGGCGCGGTGGAATATTTCTCGCCGCCCTATGGACGCGGCTCCCTGCTTCAGGGCTGGAGCGCCATGCCGGCGGCCGTCGCTTTGAAATATGGGCTTGACGCTGCAAATTCGGAGCCGATGTCATGAGCTGTTTGACGCCGGCGGTTTCAGCGGGATCCCTGATCGATCCGCATAGCAAAGGCGACGGCGCCATCGCGTTCGAATTCGGAAAAGCCAAGGTGACGGTAGAAGCCCTTGGCGCGCTCGTTTGCAGGGTCGACCCCGAGATGCACGGCCGTTACCCCATGATTTCGAAGTGCCTGCAGCTCGGTGCTGATCATCTTTCGTCCCCAGCCGCTTGCCTGAAGCCCGGGGAGGATGTTGATGTGCAGATGCGCCGGGTACTGGTGCTGAAGCCAAACCGTCCCGCTGCGCGGATTTTGGATTCGGTCCAAGACGTCGGCGTCGCGCGGACGGGTCGGCGCCAGTCCGGCGATCTCTCGGCGCACGGACGGCCACCAGCTTGCCGCCAGGTCCTGATCGAACCGGCTGGTGTCGGGTGCGCCCACGACATAGCCGACCGGACGGTCGTTCTGGACGAGAACAAAAGCAAAATCCTTGGCGAACTTGAGATATGGCACCGACCAGATGTAGCCGGGCAGACGCGGGTCACTATAGAGAGCGCTGGCATCGTGACCGCCATTCGCGGTTTTCAGGCAGATTTCAAAAAAAGCTTCGATATCCGCTTCAATCGCGGGACGGATGAAGCAGCTGGTGTCCATCACTGTGCCACCTCCTGCGTGGCGCATTGTCGTTTTGGGTCGCGAGAGGAGCTGATGCACTGACGATTACCTCAGATTCGCCCATCAGGCAAAGCTCTGGGGGAAGAAAACGTTCGGCGGCGCCTGGCGCAAGGCTCGAACGGGGAGTGGAGAATAAACCAAGTGAGGTGGAGCAGATGAAAAGAAGCTTGAAATCGATCAACATACTGCCGGCATTTCAAATGAAAACGGCCGTCGCGCTTGCTGGCGCAGCGCTTATGAATTTTGGCCTTTCGGCAGCCGCCCGGGCTGACGATCTGGCCGTTTGGGATGACCAGACATACGAAGGTCAGAGTGCGGTCATAGAGCAGCTGAACAAAGAGTTCGAGGCTGCGCATCCCGGCGTGACGATCAAGCGGACAGCCCGCACCTTCGATGACATGAAGTTGACGCTGAAGCTTGCGGTTTCGGCAGGGAACGGCCCGGTCGTCACGAAGGTCAACCAGGGCGCCGGCGATATGGGCGCAATGGTCAAGGAAGGACTGCTTCTGCCGGTTGACGACTACATCAAGAAATACAGCTGGGATAAGCGCCAGTCCGATTCTGTGCTGGCGCGAGATCGCTGGGATGGGCCAAAATTCGGGGTCGGCAAGACCTACGGCATCTCGGGCCTCGCCGAGATCGTCGGCCTCTATTACAACAAGAAAATCCTCGATGACGCCGGCATAGCGCTGCCGAAGACCTTCGAGGAGCTTCTGGCCGATCTCGACAAGCTGAAGGAAAAAGGGGTGGCGCCCTTCATGATGGGCAGCGCAAAGCAGCATCTGGCCCTGCACATGATCGGCGCCATCGATCAAGCCCATATCGACGCGGGCAATCGCGCCGAGCTTGACGATCTGATCTACGGCAGGGGCGGCTCCTGGAACACCAAGGGCAACATCGAATCCGCAAAACTGGTGCAGAAGTGGGCGCAGGGCGGCTATTTCTATCCCGGTTTCGAGGGCATTTCGGGTGACGACGCCGTCCAGCTTTTCATATCAGGCCAGGGCGCCTTCCTGATCTCGGGAACCTGGTATTTCGGTGATATGCAGCACAACCAGGATATCGGCTTCATGGCCATTCCTGCCCCGAAAGGCATTACCAAGCCGCTGAGCGTCGGAGGCGTGGACCTTGCCTGGGCGATAACGAGCTTGGCCAAAGACCAGAAAACGCAGGACCTGGCCGGTGAATATATCGACTACATGGTGTCGGAAAAAGCTGCCGAAGCCTGGGCCAATGCCAGCTATCTTCCGGCAACGTCGCTTGCGGCGGATGCGAAGCCAAAGCTCACGCCGCTGCTGAGCGCCGGTATCGAGATGTGGAAGACGCTTAACGCCAACGACGCTCTCGGCCACTATCCCGATTGGTCGAGCCCGACGATGCTGAAGACGATCGACGATAACACGCCGCTTCTCCTGTCCGGCAAGATCACGCCTGAAGCCTTTGTCGACGCCATGGACAAGGATTATCAGGCTTACCTGAAGGGTCAGAAATAAATGACGCGGACGCAGGCCGCGACCGTCCGCGGCCTGCGTCTCGTCGACATCACCTTAAGAAACCAGCGCCGCGATCTCACGCTTGCTGCACGACGACGATAGCTTTGGCTTCATGGAGTACCGGAATGAAGCGATCCCCACTTGATGGCTCCGAACATACCAACTGGATCTATCTATTGCCTGGATTGCTGCTTTACGCGGCCTTTGTCTTCGGGCCGATTGTCGCGGCTTTGGGGTTGAGCCTGACCAGTTGGGACGGCTTGACTGTGCCCAAGTGGGTTGGCCTCGGCAATTACGTCGATCTTTTTTCCGATGATCGTTTTTACATCGCCTTGCGCAACAATGCCGAGCTGATGATTTTCTACTGCGTCCTGCCGCTCGGGCTTGGCATAGGCCTTGCCGCCTGCGTCTGGAATCTGAAGCAACGGGAACAACTCGCTCTGCGGACATTCCTGTTCCTGCCGTACATCATGCCGACTGCCGTATTGGGCATCATCTGGGCATGGCTCTACAATCCTGCATTCGGTCCGTTCAACCAGTTTCTGAGAGCAGTGGGCTTGGGCATGTTCGCACTCCCTTGGCTGGGAGATTTCAACTTCGTGCTTCCCGCAGTCGGGATCGTTGCCACCTGGTATTTCTTTGGTTTTTGCATGGTGATCTTCCTCACGGGAATTCAGCGCATCGACCCCTCGCTCTTTGATGCTGCGAAGGTCGATGGCGCTTCTGCGCGAAAGACGTTTTTCTGGATAACGCTGCCGCTTCTCATGCCGGAAATCAGGGTGGTTTTGCTGCTGACGGTCATCGCGTCGATCAAAAGCTTCGACCTGATCTTCACAATGACCCGCGGCGGGCCCGCCAACGCCACGCTCGTGCCGAATATCTACATGTACCAGCTCGGTTTCGAGCTCAATCGGTTCGGCGCGGCGGCTGCCATTGCCATTGTCGGCGCGCTGCTGACATTCGTCATCAATTTTGCAATTCACCGGCTGGTGGGCTCAAAAAGTAAAGGAATGGCTTGATGAGCCGAAAGTCTAACATTCCCGCCGCCCCGCTCTTCCTTCGCCTTGTCCTCTGGCTTCTTGCATTCGTAACGATTACGCCGTTCCTGCTTCTGCTGCTGACCTCGATCAAGAGCAAGGCCGACGTTCTGCAGGGCGCCTTCGCGCTGCCGGCATATCCGCATTTCGAAAATTACCTCGATGCCTGGAACGCCGGGCATTTCAACATCTACTTCTGGAATTCGATCATCGTTGTCATTCCCGTCGTTGCGGCGAGCGTCTTTCTGGGCCTGCTGACGGGTTTTGCCTTCGCTTATTTGTCCTTTCCGCTTAGGCGCACCCTGTTCGCGATCCTGACGCTCGGCATGATGGTGCCGGCGGAGGCCTTCATCATCCCGCTTTATTACGAAATGCGGTATCTTGGGTTGATCAACACCTATGCGGCCGTCATCGTGCCGCAGATCGCGATGTCGATACCATTCTCGACGATCTTTCTTGCCAGCGCGATGCAGCAATTGCCGGAAGAAATTCTGGAAGCGGCCGTTCTCGACGGGGCCGGACGCTTCTACATCCTTCGCAAGATCGTCGTTCCGCTGATGGTGCCGGCGATGTCGACGCTGGCGTTGTTCCTGTTCATCTGGACCTGGAATGAGTTTCTGATCCCCTTCATTCTGGTCAACGACGATGCCTATCGGACGCTGCCCCTCGGCATGCTGTTTTTCCAGGGGCGCTATACCGTCAACACGCCGGTTCTGACCGCCGGTGCGGTCATTGTCATTGCCCCGCTCATCCTGACCTATCTCGTTTTCCAGCGGCGGTTCATCGCCGGCTTGACGGCAGGCGCGACGAAATAGCCCGACCATCAGGCGACTACGCCGTTCCTTTGGGAATTCGGCCGCGCCTGTGGCGCGCTTCCAGCGCCGCGCAGCCCCAGATTGTGCCGAAGAGCAGATAGACATGGCGCCAGTGGTCGATGTCGATGACATTGCCGATTGCCGCGTGACCGAGAACGGAGATCCAGGCAATCATCAGGAAGGGTTGCCAGGGCCGGTCGTGGAGCAGGTTCCGGAACCCCAGGATGAGCGTCGAGAGGAGCATTCCGACATAGCTGACGAAGCCGAGCCAGCCATAGGAGGTGAGCGACTTCAGCCAGATGTTATGCTCGTCCTCGGGAAACATCGTGCCGAACACGAGCGGACCGATGCCGAGCGGTCGCTCCATCATCATGGTGAAACCGATCCTGTGGCGCTCGAAGCGGCCGAGATGTTCGCCGTCATACTGCTGCACGAGCTGGGCCCGTGTCGAAAACAACTCTGCGACCTTCGGAATCTGCAGCGCCACGAGCAGCGATGCGACCAGCATGATGATCGCCGCCAGTGACAGGATCAGCACTCGCAAGCGGAAGGCACCGCTGCGCTCCTTCAGCAGCATGATGAAAATCAGGAGCACCACGCCGAGCGCAAAGAGACCCCAGGCGGCTCGGGAAAAGGAGAGGAAGATGCCGAGGGCAATCACGAGAAGGGCGGCTGCCTTCAACGGCGATTTCTTCAGATCGCCGACCAGAATGCCGTGGATGAGATGGAGCGACGGCGGCACCAGGAAGGGGCCGAAGACGTTCGGATCCTGGAATGCGCCTTTGGCGCGGTCATAAAGAGTGAACACTTCCGAGCCGGGAAAGGCGTGGAAATAGCCGAGCACGCCAAGCGCCGACGTGACGACGGCAGCCAGGGTCCAGGCGTTGAAGATCAGGGGCAGCCGCTTATGGCTCTCCTCGATGATCGCCCCGTAGAAAACCGCGGTCAGCGCCAGGAAGGTCGAGACAGCGATATACATCGGTGCCGTCGCAAGATCCTTCATCTGTGTCAGCGACAGCATGCCGCCGATATTGAAAGTGAGCAGCAGGGCAAGCAACGGCGCGACGCTGCGCGAAATCCTGAGACCTAGGATGAACCAGAGGCCGATCAGCCCCGCCATCCAGAGTTCGTAAGGGGCCGGCTCATCGATCACGAAGCCGGAGAGGAAAACGCCGAAGGCGACGAAGGCCGAACCGATCAGCCGCAGCGCCGCTCGCTGCGGCTGGGCGACACGCGAATATGTCGCCTCGATCGCGCTCAATAGGCATTTTCCGTGTTGAGCAGCCGGATCGGCGTCAGGAACAGGATTTTGAGATCGAACCAGAGCGACCAGTTCTCGATATAATAAAGGTCGTAGGCCGTGCGGAACTTGATCTTCTCGTCATTGTCGACTTCGCCGCGCCAGCCGTTGATCTGCGCCCAGCCGGTCACACCCGGCTTGACACGGTGGCGGGCGAAATAACCTTCGACGACATCCGCAAAGGCGCGGTCGCGCGCCTGGGCAAGAACCGCATGCGGACGCGGACCGACCAGCGAGAGCTCTCCCCGCAGCACGTTGAAAAGCTGCGGCAGCTCGTCGAGTGAGGTCTTGCGGATGAACCTTCCGACAGGGGTGACGCGCGGATCGCCCTTGGTCACCGCGGCCTTGCCTGAGGGGTCGGCCATGTTGGTGTACATCGAGCGGAACTTGAAGACGTTGATGACTTCGTTGTTGAAGCCGTGACGCTTCTGCATGAAGAAGACAGGACCTTCCGAGGTCGCCTTGATGGCGATCGCAGTTGCGGCCATCAGCGGCCAGAGCAGCGCAAGCGCGATCAGTGTGAAAAAGATGTCGAAGCCGCGTTTGGCGACGGAATCCCAGTCGCGGATCGGCATCTTGAAAATGTCGAGCATCGGTACAGCGCCGACATGCGAATAGGCGCGTGGCCGGAAGCGCAGCCGGTTGGCGTGCGCCGCAAGTCGGATATCGACCGGCAGGACCCAGAGCTTCTTCAGGAGATCGAATATACGCGCCTCAGCCGAAAGCGGCAGGGCGATGATCAGCATGTCGATGCGCGTCAGCCGCACGAATTCGACGAGTTCCGCCACGGTGCCGAGCTTCGGGTAACCGGCGACCATGATCGGTGAGCGTTTCTCGCCGCGGTCGTCGAAAATGCCGCAGATGCGGATGTCGTTGTCGGCCTGCTGTTCGAGGATGCGGATCAGCTCCTTGGCCGGTTCGCCGCCGCCGACGATGACGGCGCGCCGCTCCATGATGCCGTTGCGCGCCCAGTTGCGGATGCCGTAGGCGACAAGGAAACGCTCGGCCGAGAGAAAGAGCACGCCGGCGGCGAACCACGGGACATAGGCATCGACCATCGCCCATGTGGTGCCACGAAGGAGCGCGATCAGGCCGATGGTGAGGACAAGCGCGATCGTCCAAGAGGCGATAATGCGGGGCATCAGCCTTAGCTTCGCCCGGAGCGCAGGAATGGTGTAGGTGTCGGCAAGCTGCAGGGCGATCACGGTCGAGGCCGAAGCGATCGCTGCCATGCCCGCCCGCAGCAGCAGAGGATCGCTGCCGTCGCCCGGCCAGAAGTAGTGGACTATCAGGGCAATCGAAAAGAGCGCCAGGAATTCCAGGAGCCGCAATTGGCCGATAATAATGGCAGGCGAACGAGTGCCCTCGCGGAACTGTTCGGCGATCTGCCGGGCATAGGCATTGATTTCGGTCGGCTCGGAGGCCTGCTCCCGACTTGAATTGCGTCGCGCCTCGATGTCGGAGACCTGCTTGCGCAGCGCTTCTACGTCGAACGGATCGCTTTTTTCCGGCTTGTTCATGGGGTTTTGTCGCTCGTTGTCAGCAAGCGAAATACCAGAAAGCCCCTAAGAAATATTTACGCCGCCGGACATTGCACCGGCGGCGGGATCGACGAGTTCATGGTACAACTTCAGCACATCCCGCGCCATCACGGTCGAGGAAAACACGGCCTTTACTGCCGCATGCGACGGCATTGTTCTGGCGTGCCAGCCGGGCGTGCTGAGCGCTTCCGCCATGACGCGGGCGAGATCGTCGGAATTGCCGGGCTCTACAAGAGCCGGACTGTCCTTGCCGAGCACCTCAGGAATGCCGCCGACACGGCTGGCGATGATCGTCTTGCCGGCCCCCAGCCCTTCGAGCACGATATAGGGCATTGCTTCGGCGCGAGAGGGGACGACGAGATTTTGCGCCATGGCAAAGGCTTCGTGGATACGCATTGCCGGCAGCATGCCGATCCGTTTGCCGAGGCCGCGTTCGATCATCATCTCGCGGTAGCGGTCGCGGTCAGGTCCGTCGCCGA
This DNA window, taken from Rhizobium etli CFN 42, encodes the following:
- a CDS encoding glucosidase family protein translates to MIKASTDGQLSADAGVLLPVMAPRLQADVHPDGYADLALWGAGSLGRVRFSPITGPYSYAPNRLVSKQGGVFVGQSLPVMLISGVILQGVYPARRCAWWHEPDGRGAKAKASRGGHRQIFEMSWGVLIVEARDSDLRIAGGASRDEAERALDLTSEAIITEAAEYVARCDMMPDADPLMRSMVSQGIHAALSSVRRDENGAFAGLAAGQAYSAPARTYYRDGYWTMQPLLTLAPEAVRDEIRLLAKGIQPDGEAPSGVILTGPAQSDAWQRFVADCKANPKSHKRAVPEYHNRPQDWWSDHFDSPLFFILFLDDYFGATKDASEVQLHWPTVRAIMDRYLSLAGPDSVLPLKPRNDRDWADNVFRDGFVSYDLGLFVGAMDAVARLGEGHDPTLAEHARKTAILARQEIEAKLFVPATGGYLDYGTPGSFVEDHLALDSLTLSRFSAISEEKAIGLLRAFETRLETRNNQEQPYGSWGVMCAYPPFKRQSDLRSKTAFPYRYHNGSDWPYWDGAYAEERLRRGLGGARYALTRWWETCLDNGWIGAVEYFSPPYGRGSLLQGWSAMPAAVALKYGLDAANSEPMS
- a CDS encoding GNAT family N-acetyltransferase, coding for MDTSCFIRPAIEADIEAFFEICLKTANGGHDASALYSDPRLPGYIWSVPYLKFAKDFAFVLVQNDRPVGYVVGAPDTSRFDQDLAASWWPSVRREIAGLAPTRPRDADVLDRIQNPRSGTVWLQHQYPAHLHINILPGLQASGWGRKMISTELQALRNHGVTAVHLGVDPANERAKGFYRHLGFSEFERDGAVAFAMRIDQGSR
- a CDS encoding extracellular solute-binding protein; this translates as MKRSLKSINILPAFQMKTAVALAGAALMNFGLSAAARADDLAVWDDQTYEGQSAVIEQLNKEFEAAHPGVTIKRTARTFDDMKLTLKLAVSAGNGPVVTKVNQGAGDMGAMVKEGLLLPVDDYIKKYSWDKRQSDSVLARDRWDGPKFGVGKTYGISGLAEIVGLYYNKKILDDAGIALPKTFEELLADLDKLKEKGVAPFMMGSAKQHLALHMIGAIDQAHIDAGNRAELDDLIYGRGGSWNTKGNIESAKLVQKWAQGGYFYPGFEGISGDDAVQLFISGQGAFLISGTWYFGDMQHNQDIGFMAIPAPKGITKPLSVGGVDLAWAITSLAKDQKTQDLAGEYIDYMVSEKAAEAWANASYLPATSLAADAKPKLTPLLSAGIEMWKTLNANDALGHYPDWSSPTMLKTIDDNTPLLLSGKITPEAFVDAMDKDYQAYLKGQK
- a CDS encoding carbohydrate ABC transporter permease, with translation MKRSPLDGSEHTNWIYLLPGLLLYAAFVFGPIVAALGLSLTSWDGLTVPKWVGLGNYVDLFSDDRFYIALRNNAELMIFYCVLPLGLGIGLAACVWNLKQREQLALRTFLFLPYIMPTAVLGIIWAWLYNPAFGPFNQFLRAVGLGMFALPWLGDFNFVLPAVGIVATWYFFGFCMVIFLTGIQRIDPSLFDAAKVDGASARKTFFWITLPLLMPEIRVVLLLTVIASIKSFDLIFTMTRGGPANATLVPNIYMYQLGFELNRFGAAAAIAIVGALLTFVINFAIHRLVGSKSKGMA
- a CDS encoding carbohydrate ABC transporter permease; its protein translation is MSRKSNIPAAPLFLRLVLWLLAFVTITPFLLLLLTSIKSKADVLQGAFALPAYPHFENYLDAWNAGHFNIYFWNSIIVVIPVVAASVFLGLLTGFAFAYLSFPLRRTLFAILTLGMMVPAEAFIIPLYYEMRYLGLINTYAAVIVPQIAMSIPFSTIFLASAMQQLPEEILEAAVLDGAGRFYILRKIVVPLMVPAMSTLALFLFIWTWNEFLIPFILVNDDAYRTLPLGMLFFQGRYTVNTPVLTAGAVIVIAPLILTYLVFQRRFIAGLTAGATK
- a CDS encoding O-antigen ligase family protein, whose translation is MSAIEATYSRVAQPQRAALRLIGSAFVAFGVFLSGFVIDEPAPYELWMAGLIGLWFILGLRISRSVAPLLALLLTFNIGGMLSLTQMKDLATAPMYIAVSTFLALTAVFYGAIIEESHKRLPLIFNAWTLAAVVTSALGVLGYFHAFPGSEVFTLYDRAKGAFQDPNVFGPFLVPPSLHLIHGILVGDLKKSPLKAAALLVIALGIFLSFSRAAWGLFALGVVLLIFIMLLKERSGAFRLRVLILSLAAIIMLVASLLVALQIPKVAELFSTRAQLVQQYDGEHLGRFERHRIGFTMMMERPLGIGPLVFGTMFPEDEHNIWLKSLTSYGWLGFVSYVGMLLSTLILGFRNLLHDRPWQPFLMIAWISVLGHAAIGNVIDIDHWRHVYLLFGTIWGCAALEARHRRGRIPKGTA
- a CDS encoding undecaprenyl-phosphate glucose phosphotransferase, with the protein product MNKPEKSDPFDVEALRKQVSDIEARRNSSREQASEPTEINAYARQIAEQFREGTRSPAIIIGQLRLLEFLALFSIALIVHYFWPGDGSDPLLLRAGMAAIASASTVIALQLADTYTIPALRAKLRLMPRIIASWTIALVLTIGLIALLRGTTWAMVDAYVPWFAAGVLFLSAERFLVAYGIRNWARNGIMERRAVIVGGGEPAKELIRILEQQADNDIRICGIFDDRGEKRSPIMVAGYPKLGTVAELVEFVRLTRIDMLIIALPLSAEARIFDLLKKLWVLPVDIRLAAHANRLRFRPRAYSHVGAVPMLDIFKMPIRDWDSVAKRGFDIFFTLIALALLWPLMAATAIAIKATSEGPVFFMQKRHGFNNEVINVFKFRSMYTNMADPSGKAAVTKGDPRVTPVGRFIRKTSLDELPQLFNVLRGELSLVGPRPHAVLAQARDRAFADVVEGYFARHRVKPGVTGWAQINGWRGEVDNDEKIKFRTAYDLYYIENWSLWFDLKILFLTPIRLLNTENAY